The stretch of DNA ccccaataaggggtaattatatctttaatCTATAAcagaatatatactgaggtgcTCCATGTTCTTACTTTGTTCCAAGACTTACTGTATTATGTCGAAAATGATGCAGAGGATACAAAATAGAATttctaaaaaacaacaaaagcagTAGGTTGTTTAGAAAAGCTTGATCACCTGAGACCAGAGAACATTAAGAACTTTGTAGTGCTGCTTGCTTAAGGTAAGTCTGCACGTGGAAGAAAAGCTTTACAGTATAGTCCCTATTGTTATATTTTTGAGGTGGCCATATTGAGACTTTTTCTGCATCAGAATATAATATTGGTTGAAAAGAGACCCCATGCTTAATAATGTTATCTTTAGCATGCATTTCATCTGGTGAATAGGGCTGAGTGATtgttttctccaggcatggatttgtggtgaaattccgCACTTTGCCATCAGCAATATGTCCTGTATTAAATCAACAGGCCCAGTTTGTTTTTAATGCTTCTTTTAACGTCCCCATTCCTTATGCTATAGATGATAGGATTTAGCATTGGAGTCACAACTGTGTAAATAATAGACACCGTCTTGGATGTTTCTGGATAATTGTCCGAGTGAGGGTGCAAATACATAAACAGGATAGTCCCGTAGTACAGGAAGAACACTGTGAGATGGGATGCACAAGTGGAAAATGCTTTTATTCTTCCTTCAGTAGAACACATCTTAAGAATTGTCAAAACTatagaaaaatatgaaataagAGTCAACAAGAAGGAGCCTGCACCAATTATACTAGCAGCGATGTACATGACCAACTCATTAAGCCAAGGGTCTCCGCAAGAGATATATAGAAAAGGAGGCATCTCGCAGAAGAAATGGTTGATATGGTTGGACCTGCAGAAAGGCAGCTGGAAAGTCAAGACCACATGAATGGCAGAGTTGATCAGTGAGACGGCCCATGATCCAGAAGCTAAGCAGATGCACACTGTTTTACTCATAATTTGGTAGTAGTGTAAAGGTTGACAGATGGCTGCGTACCTATCATAGGCTATGACTGACAGAGTTATACACTCAGTGCATCCGAGACCTAAATGGAAGTACATCTGTACGCCACATCCTAAGAGAGAAATACTTTTGTCACGAGCGACAGTATTGATTAAGAGTGTCGGCACAATGGTGGAGGAGAGGCCGATGTCAATGACGGAGAGGTTGCACAGGAAAAAGTACATGGGCGTCTGCAGCTGAACACTGGTCCCCACCACAGTCATAAGTAACACGTTTACAGATATTGTGactaaatacattattaaaatcAAAAGGACACATAGTGCCTGTAGGTATGGGGTACTGGTGAGGCCAAGAAGGATGAATCTGTCTGCAGATGTTTGATTTGAACTCTCCATAAAACGTCACTGTATAAGTGATGGATTACACTAATATAGGGGAAAATGTGCTGCAATATTGTAATtactctttttttacttttttaaagtttATAGTAATACGGACGTCTGACAGGTATCACATGGAATATGTTGGGGTTCTATCATCATCTGCTGCTCGTAATTAATTTGTAAGTGTGTTCATTCCTTTGATACAATGGTACTAACCAATTTAATACTACAGAGGGATTCTTTGTATAGTTATGTACCATTAAGGGAGACACCAATTAAGCCTGAAGTAAGAGGGACAGGCTACTGCTTGCCTTTTTGACTTGGGTTAAAGTCATTTATGATCTCATTGAATCTTCTTTCTTGTTATTTCCCAGCTTAACTATTAAGGTGTCCTTTTGTTATTATTGGTGGGGATTCGCCAGTGATATTCTCCCTGTACAATGTTTTTATATGGCGTCTGCTTCCCCTTAGAGTTACTCTACTCTGCGTGTAGATCAGCGGATCCTTGATTGTTCATTACTCTGTTCATCAAATGAAAATACCTGTCGCTGAAGTTGTGTTCCTATACATGTTTGTTGGTTTCTCCAAGATGTCCCAGATTGTTCTTCTGTTCAGGTTTCGGATAGTgagaagaaataaaatataaaataaatgaaatgaaatgagaGCAGTAGAATTTTCCCCCCGTTTATATGCTGTAATAAATGTCTCTGGGTCCCAGAAGTCGATGACTGAGAAACCTCAGCTACAATTGTGTGTTTAATGGCTCCCCAAACAATTAGTCCCTCTGTAGATTGTTGGAATGTTTAGACTTCATGGCTTAGGCCCTAGGAAGCAGATGTAAAGCTAATATTTAAACTTATTAAAATTATACAATATTTTGTTCTACTTTTTTCCATAACTGaaagaatattttacattaaatgtcccatatatcatttttaaatattacagtTTGACTTATTTCTGCCCTTACCAGAGACTTCTTAACCAACTTCATCCAAAATATCACTGAAATGTCTTCTCCACATAATCCCAACATCTCCCCAACATAATCCCAATATTCCACTAGGAAAACATTTTTGGCCAAAATGAgagaaagaaatattttttaataatgtgatTGTTGGGAAAAAAATCCCAACTGAACTTGAGTATAgctgtatattgtatgtatgtatatctgacCCTTGCCTGTTAATTCTCGATTATCTAATTCATGATCCTTGGCCTCCATTGAGCTCAGACTTCTACCCAATCTCAGGCACTGTTCCTCAAGTGGAAAGTGTAGGAGATGTTGAGCCTCAACTCTGCAGACTCCATATTTGTGTTCTCACATGTTTAAATTTTAGTCAACGTGTCCtcaacatacattttattttcaaggagaacaaaacccttaGTAACAACTAGGCCTTCTACAGAGCCCTACCTCTCCATGAGCTACACTACTTAGGACCCCATTTCCTCTACCTTGTTTTGTAAAGCAGAGTCTGTGTTTGCAATCTATATTAAGAAGCAGATGGTCTTGGTATCACAAAATATAGTTGATTTCCTTAAATTAATGATAcaatggctcatttacaatgcaataAGGAAAACAATGCATAAATGAATCATACTTTTCTAGAATTCCACTGCAAGTGTGGCTGATGCTGGAGCCACAAAGATTTGTGCCATGGTTAGTGGGTACAGGTCTGGCACAGGGCATGGATATTTACTTGCCCCTCTCTTAGTTATCATCAATAAGCACAAGGTGTAACAGGGGCTTATTACTTAATGCCTATGTAAGGCAGGCGTTATGTACAGAACCCCCAGGCCCAGACCATTCTGTGCACTGTCCTTGTGCCTGAaggtcctttttgtttttttgtttcataaaatgaaaaaaagaaggtTTCATCTGAAAGTGACTTCAGATGAGGTTCTTCACGATAAAACACTTATCAGGTCAAGATTTAAAGCGAGAAGGTTATAAAGGTTACCTTGTGAAGCTTTTATGCTGGAAAGCGCACATCACTTACTAGAAGAACCCAAGCAATAGTATCTGGCTGCCCATCAGTATAAGGCACCTTACTGGTTTTTTGACACCTAAAGCTTATAGATTTATTGTGATAGAACTGGGCTATCCTTGATAAGAACAATACCACCCAAATGCTGacatattacaataaataaagaagaGGAGAGACAGTAGTGATCCTTACTGACATAAATACATCCTTTAATGATTTGATTCTCCAATAATGAACCACATTGATTCATAAACTTTTCAGACTTAATTAAATTAGTGTTTAGCTGTCCTATAAGCCATAAATAATAATAGAGTTGCTTAACAGGACTGATATTTTTCAAAGAACTGCCTTGTTTAATATAAATTGCTCAGGGGTCCTGTTGACCCTTGGTTTTACTGTATGGCTCTTTTTGATATTTTAGTCAGCACTCACCACTCCAAAAGTTCATAGTTCGTTGCATGTTATAGACTGTCTACACATCAGCCACCTCAGGTAACAGTTCTAATAGTCATAGCACCGTTTAAGAAagtagtttaaaggaacagtaacaccaaaaaatgaaagtgttttaaagtaattataatataatgtacagttgccctgcgctggtaaaactggtaagtttgcaacagaaacactactatagtttatataaatgagctgctatgccaacacgggggcagccattgaaactgggaaaaaggagaaaaggcacaggttacttagcagataacagataaatagagatgtagcgaactgttcgcaagtccgcaaattcgcgaacttttgtcgatgttcgccattttgggttcaccgcggttttttttggcgttattttttggcgttttttttttctttcgttattttttggcgttttttttggcgtttttttggcgttattttttggcgttttttttttggcgttttttttacaaagtatttttcagagaaatttttgcttgatccccctcctgcatgccactgtccaggtcgtggcaccctttaaacaactttaaaatcagttttctggccagaaatggcttttctaggttttaaagttcgccttcccattgaagtctatggggttcgcaaagttcgcgaatattctcCGAGTTTTGCCAAAAGTCCGCGAAcaggtccgcg from Xenopus tropicalis strain Nigerian chromosome 8, UCB_Xtro_10.0, whole genome shotgun sequence encodes:
- the LOC105948131 gene encoding olfactory receptor 5AR1-like; this encodes MTVVGTSVQLQTPMYFFLCNLSVIDIGLSSTIVPTLLINTVARDKSISLLGCGVQMYFHLGLGCTECITLSVIAYDRYAAICQPLHYYQIMSKTVCICLASGSWAVSLINSAIHVVLTFQLPFCRSNHINHFFCEMPPFLYISCGDPWLNELVMYIAASIIGAGSFLLTLISYFSIVLTILKMCSTEGRIKAFSTCASHLTVFFLYYGTILFMYLHPHSDNYPETSKTVSIIYTVVTPMLNPIIYSIRNGDVKRSIKNKLGLLI